Below is a genomic region from Desulfovibrio intestinalis.
CGGCCAGAGTAGCAGCTTTTTGTCCAGAGGCAGGGTTTCAGGATCAACCAAGCCCTTGGAGCCAATGCGCAGCACATGACGGTCTTGCGGGGGAATGCCCAAAGCCGTCGCCGTGTTGTTGCCAAGGTGCCTGTCGGGCAGAAAAAGCACGCCGTCTCCCTGCTTCATGGCCCATTGCAGCATGACGCCCGCATTGGCCGAGGTACAGACGGCTCCGCCGTATTCTCCCACCACAGCCTTGAGGGCCAGATCCGTATTGGCGTAGGCCAAAGGAATAACCTTGCGGCCACGTTCGTAAAGCTGTTCAAGAACCTTGCGGGCCAGGGGCGCTGGCGTCATTTGTGACATAAGGCAGTCTGCGTCCATGCTTGGCAGGTAGACGGCCTGCCCCGGCTTGGCCAGCAGAGCGGCAGATTCGCCCATAAAGTAGACGCCGCAAAATACTATGTAGTCTGCGTTTACCTGCGGCACACGGCGAGCCAGTTCCAGTGAATCTCCGGCGATGTCGCAGTGCTGCACCACGGCATCGTTCTGGTAGTGGTGCCCCATGATGCAGAGCTTGTCGCCCAATTGTCGCTTGATAGCCTGAATTTCGGCACTGATATTTTGCATGGTCTTGTTCCCTGTACTGAAAAGGTGCTGACCCTGGCGGTTTCAGGCCGGCAGCAGGGTCATGCTGAAGTCTGCCGCAACGGCAGAATGGGTAAGCCGCCCCACAGAAATGAAGTCAGGCCTGCGTGGAGCAGTAAGGGCAAGTTCACGAATGTTTTCCAGACGTACGCCGCCGCTCACCTCTGTTTCAATGCCTTCTGGCACCAGGGCCAGGGCTTGGCTCAGAAGCGGACCGTCCATATTGTCCATCATAATACGGTCGGCGCCTGCGGCAATGCCTTCACGCACATGATCGAGGGTGCGGCATTCCACTTCAATGGGCGGGCAGGGGGTGTAGCGGGCGCGCAAGGCCGCCACCGCAGCGGTGATAGAACCTGCGGCGTCGATGTGGTTGTCCTTGAGCATGAGCATTTCCGCAAGATTTTTGCGGTGATTGCAGGCTCCGCCTGCCTGTACGGCGTATTTTTCGGGCCAGCGCATACCGGGAGTGGTTTTACGCGTGTCGAGCAGGCGCACTCCCGTGCCTTCCAGTTCGCGCACGTAGCACGCTGTAAGGTTGGCTATACCAGAAAGGTGGGTTATAAAATTGAGGATAACGCGCTCGGCTTTGAGCATGGCCACGGCTGGTGCAGTGATGCGGGCCACCTCTGTCATGGCGGGTACCGGGGCAGCTTCGGCGGCCAGGGCCTGCCACTTGAAGGGTGAGCCCAGAGCCCGGAACACCGGGCCAATAACGGGAAGGCCCACCACCAGAGTGTCCTGTTTGGCGCGTATGGCGGCATGCAGGTACGCGTTGGGAGTAAAAAGGCCCAAGGCGGTCAGTTCTGGGCCGTCTTCTTCCAGGGCGAGATCGATGCATTTTTGAAGAAGCCGCTGTCCTTCCGGTGAAAAAAAAGCGGCCCAGGGCGTATACATTGCGCTTGTCCCCATTTCTTACGCATGCTAAGTGAAAGGGCGCCCGCCGTGGCCAGACGCCACATACGGCGTGATGGCCCTCACACGGCGGATTGCGCCGTTGTGCGGGTTATTTGAAGTAGATAGAATGCCCAGTGCGTCGCGTCAAGCCGCGTGAACCTAGAGAGCATTTTCACATGTGCGTCTTACCGTCTGAAAGGCGCAGTTTACGGCATTATTGCTCCTTCGGGACGTATTTTTTGGATGAAAGGCGCGCTATGGCAGATTACAAAGACAAGCAGCACACTGGAGCCGAAGAAGGCATGGAGCGGGAAGAAACCCGTGGAATTCAGCCTGCGGCTTCACTGACGGACCCGCAGTCAAGCGCGTTCGTAAAATCCGCAACCGTGAACGCCGTCTCGTGCAAAAATGACCGTACCGAAGCTGCAAGCACGGGCAGCGGGTATGCTGAAGATTACGCCGACGCCATATCTGATGCCAGTTCTGGCGTCGAACGCGACTTGGACGCGGTGCCCCCTGTATCTAATCCCATAAAGGCCGGAACTCCCACGGCGCATCCTGCCTCAAGTTCTTCTGATTCCATTGACGAGGAATACGATCCCGAACTTATGGATCAGGAGTTCATCCATCCGGCCGACATGGCCGACCATCTTGAGAATATGAGCCTTGAAAGGCAGGTGAGCACTCTTGTTCGCATGCCCAAGGAAGACGCCGCCGAAGCCCTGGCTGAACTTGACGGCAATATGGCCGTCGATGTGCTGGAAAATCTGGATACGGACGTTGCCGCCCAGATCATTGCCGAGATGTCCCCGGACG
It encodes:
- the nadC gene encoding carboxylating nicotinate-nucleotide diphosphorylase, with the translated sequence MYTPWAAFFSPEGQRLLQKCIDLALEEDGPELTALGLFTPNAYLHAAIRAKQDTLVVGLPVIGPVFRALGSPFKWQALAAEAAPVPAMTEVARITAPAVAMLKAERVILNFITHLSGIANLTACYVRELEGTGVRLLDTRKTTPGMRWPEKYAVQAGGACNHRKNLAEMLMLKDNHIDAAGSITAAVAALRARYTPCPPIEVECRTLDHVREGIAAGADRIMMDNMDGPLLSQALALVPEGIETEVSGGVRLENIRELALTAPRRPDFISVGRLTHSAVAADFSMTLLPA
- the nadA gene encoding quinolinate synthase NadA gives rise to the protein MQNISAEIQAIKRQLGDKLCIMGHHYQNDAVVQHCDIAGDSLELARRVPQVNADYIVFCGVYFMGESAALLAKPGQAVYLPSMDADCLMSQMTPAPLARKVLEQLYERGRKVIPLAYANTDLALKAVVGEYGGAVCTSANAGVMLQWAMKQGDGVLFLPDRHLGNNTATALGIPPQDRHVLRIGSKGLVDPETLPLDKKLLLWPGCCAIHARFDPDDVREMRAAHPGCRVIAHPECREEVISVCDGAGSTSFLIKDAARIAAEAPGTTLIVGTENHLVHRLADRFKDQCRIIPLGHAVCGNMAKVTEKKLWTILTEIVSQKAIPLAIEEELCPPARLSLTRMLEVCGQ